Genomic window (Paenibacillus sp. PK3_47):
AACCCAAACTTGAGCTGGCTGGAAGACCCGAAAACCTTCAAGGTGAACCGGCTTGAGGCCCATTCAGACCACCGCTATTATACGAATATGGCTGAAGCAGAGGCCGGAGCGCCGATGGATCTGCGCTTCAGCCTGAACGGAAGCTGGAAATTCAACTATGCACCGAATCCGGCAAGCCGTGTGGAAGCTTTTTATAAGGAAGAGTTCAGTTGCACCGGCTGGGACAATATTCAGGTTCCCGGACATATCCAGCTGCAGGGCTACGGCCGGCCGCAGTATGTCAATACGATGTATCCGTGGGACGGGCTTATTGATCTCCGTCCGCCGCATATCTCCCCGGAGCATAATCCGGTCGGCAGCTATGTGAAGGAATTCCGCCTGCCGGAGAATATGGAGAACGGCCCGCTGTTCATCTCCTTCCAAGGGGTGGAATCAGCGTTCTATGTATGGCTTAACGGTGAATTTGTCGGGTATGCCGAGGACAGCTTCACGCCTTCGGAATTTGATCTGACCCCGTTCATGAGAGCAGGCCGCAACAAGCTGGCCGTCGAGGTCTATCAGCGCAGTACCGGCGGCTGGCTGGAGGATCAGGATTTCTGGCGGTTCTCGGGTATTTTCCGCGAGGTGTATCTGTACACTGTTCCGAAATACCATATCCGTGATCTTGAGGTGCGGTCGGAGCTGGATGACACCTATACGCAAGGTACCTTGACGGCGGTTATGCAGCTGCTGGAGACACCGGCCGAAGCCGTCCGTGCGAAGCTCGAGCTGAAGGATAAAGATGGAGAAGTTCAGCTAAGTGCGGAAGGGACGTTTAGCGGCAGGGAGCTGACTTTGTCTGCGGCGGCTGCGGATGTCCATACATGGAGTGCTGAAGACCCGTACCTGTACACACTTTGTATCTCTCTTCTGGATGAGCAGGGACATACTGTTGAAGCTGTTGTGCAGAAGACAGGCTTCCGCCGGTTCGAACTGAAGAACAAGCTGATGTGCATCAACGGCAAGCGGATTGTGTTCAAAGGCGTCAACCGGCATGAATTCAACTGCCGGACTGGCCGGAATATCACCCGCGAGGATATGCTGTGGGATATCCGTACCCTGAAGAGAAGTAATATTAATGCAGTGCGGACTTCCCATTATCCTAACCAGACGTTATGGTATGAGCTGTGCGATGAATACGGCATTTATGTTATCGATGAGATGAACCTGGAAACCCATGGCTCCTGGCAGAAGATGGGGGCGGTGGAGCCTTCGTGGAATATTCCGGGCAATGATCCGGACTGGCGCGATATCGTTCTGGACCGTGCCGTCTCTATGGTGGAGCGGGATAAGAATCATCCATCCATTCTGATCTGGTCCTGCGGTAACGAGTCGTATGCAGGGCAGGTCATTCTCGATGCGGCGAACTGGTTCCGCAGCCGGGACAACAGCCGTCTCGTTCACTACGAAGGCGTGTTCTATGACCGTAACTACAATGATACAAGCGATATGGAGAGCCGGATGTATGCCAAGCCGGCGGATATCGAGGAGTATCTGAACAGCAATCCGGACAAACCGTATCTCAGCTGTGAATACATGCATGCGATGGGCAACTCAGTCGGCGGCATGCACAAGTACACGGAGCTAGAGAATAAGTATCCGATGTACCAGGGCGGCTTCATCTGGGATTATATCGATCAGTCGATCCTGAAGAAGGACCGGTACGGAAATGAGTATTTTGCTTACGGCGGCGACTTCGGGGACCGTCCGACAGATTACAGCTTCTGCGGCAACGGCATCGTGTTCGCCGACCGGCAGTGGACGCCCAAGATGCAGGAGGTCAAGTTCCTGTACCAGAATTACAAGCTGGAGCCAAGCCGGACCGGCATCCGCCTGATTAATGAAAGTTTGTTCGCGGGAACAGAGCATCTGATCCTCGAATACCGCCTGTACTGTGAAGGCGAACTGCTAGGCAGCTGGACAGCAGATGTCAGCGCCGCGCCGCAAAGTGAAATTCTGGTGCCGGTTGAGCTGCCGCACACGGAAGAGACACCGGGCGAATACAGCATCCAGGCTTCCCTACTGCTGAAGGAAGACGAGCTGTGGGCTGAGGCCGGATATGAAATCGCCTTTGGTGAACATGTATTCGTAGTAGAGGCTAATACTGATGTGGAGCCGGCTGCCGGCGGGCTTAAGGTAGTCGAGGGAGATGTACAGATCGGCGTGATCGGAGAAGGCTTTACGGTGCTGTTCTCCAAGCAGGTCGGATCGCTTGTGTCCCTGAACTATCACGGCCATGAGATGATTGAGACGCCTCCGGCTCCGCTGTTCTGGCGGGCGGCCACTGACAATGACAAAGGCACCCAGCTCGGGTATCACGGCGGCTGTTGGTATGCGGCAAGCCTGGCGCGCAAATGCGTAGAGGTCAGCCTTGATAAGCAGGAAGGTGCAGTAACAGTAAGCTTCGACTACCGGTTCAGCATTCATGAAGGGCTGGCGGTCCGGACTGCATATACCGTCTACGGAGACGGTAAGGTTAAGGTTCATAACCGCTATACCGGTGCTGCCGGACTTCCGGATGTGCCGATTGTAGCTATGTCCTTCAAGATGTCGGCTGATTACGGCCAGTCTGAATGGTATGCGAAGGGGCCTGAAGAGAATTACACCGACCGTGCCTTTGGCGCCAGACTCGGAGTATTCAGCCGCAAGGTGCAGGAGCTGCCGGCCCGTTACCTGGTACCGCAGGAATCAGGCAACCGCACCGGCGTACGCAGCGTGAAGATTACGGATAATGCCGGTATCGGCCTGCAGATCTCCGCTCCGGCAAGCGCACCCGTGGAGTGTAACTTGTCTCCTTATACTGCATTCGAGCTGGAGCATGCCGCTCATCCGTTTGAACTTCCGCCGGTTCACTACACCGTAGTAACGGTAGCCGGACGGCAAATGGGCGTTGGCGGAGACGACAGCTGGGGCGCACCGGTCCACAATGAATACAGAATCCCTGCCGATCAGACACTGGAGTATGAGTTCTACCTTTCCCGTGTGGGAACGGGAGAGTAAAGACAATGAGCCGGCCCGATCTGATGAAAATCAGATCCGGGCCGGTTTTGATGTTGTGTGTGAGGCTAGGATGCACACTAGACTGGGGATAAGTGGAGTTGCCGCCGGTTGGCTGGCACGGAATGAACGGGAAAAATCCCGTTGATTTCGCGGAAATTAGGCGGATGGCCGGAATGAACGGGAAAAATCCCGTTGAATTCACGGAGATCAGGCGGATGGCCAAAATGAACGGGAAAAATCCCGTTGAATTCGTGGAAAGTAGCTGGATGGCCGGAATGAATGCTGTAATGTTGCTACAACTACTGTGGTGGTCAACGAGCCTATTGTATGCGAAAAACCGAGTACAATTGGGTACGTCCAGGGGCAACGGGCCAATTGTATGCGAAAAACCGAGTACAATGTGCTACGTCCAGGGGCAAGGGGCCAATTGTATACGAAAAACCAAGTATAATTGGCTACGTCCAGGGCAACGGGCCAATTGTATGCGAAAAACCGAGTACAATCGGCTACGTCCAGGGGCAACGGGCCAATTGTATGCGAAAACCAAACACAAAAAAACAAAGCTGCAGCCCCGCCACCCGGGGAATTGCAGCTTTGTTTTTTATTTTCTCATGAATACTCTTATATTCCTAATTCACCGTTTCTCCAACCTTCTTGGACGTGAATGCTCTGCGGAGCAGCTTGGCAATTTCCATCAGAATAACGGCACCGAGTGCCAGGCCGGCTGCAGTCAGCCATTGTGACATTCCGAACGAATCCGGAATCGAGAAGATGTCTCTGATTCCCGGCAGAACGGCAATGCCATAGAAGGCGAAGCAGACAAGCACGGCTCCAATAACATATTTGTTGCTGAAAAAGCCGGCTTCAACCGAGGTCTGGCTGTTCGAGCGGGCGGCAAAGGTCTGCAGCGTACGCGACAGAATGAGCGTTGTGAACGCCATTGCTACGCCCATTTCATCCGAATGCTGAAGGCCGAGGTACAGGGAGATGATAACGGCTGCACCGATCAGCACACCGCGTGTAATAATCGCCTGCATCATGCCTCCGGCAAAAATACCTTCCTTCAGCTCCCGCGGTTTTCTGCTCATTACATTCGGTTCGGGCTTCTCCATACCGAGCGCAATCGCAGGCAAGGAGTCATTCGCCAGGTTGATGAACAGCAGCTGAATGGCTGTGAATGGATTGATCCAGTCAAAAACAAGAGCAAAGAGGATGGCGATAATCGCCCCCAGGTTCCCTGAGAACAAGTAAGCAATCGCCTTTTTGATGTTGTCGAACACCGTCCGGCCCACAGATACAGCATTGACAATAGAGACAAAGTTATCATCGGTCAAAATCATCGCAGCCGCATCCTTGGCTACATCGGTACCGCTGCCCATGGCCACTCCGATATCGGCCTGCTTCAGGGCAGGGGCGTCATTGACACCGTCACCGGTCATGGCGGTGATTTTACCTTTACGCTGCCATGCGCGGACAATTCTGATTTTGTTCTCCGGGGAGACCCGGGCGTACACGCCGATTTGCTCCAGCTTCTGATCCAGTTCCTGGTCGGACATGGCATCAAGCTCCTGGCCGGTTACGGCAATTTCCTTGTCGGTCATCAGGCCGATATCCCGTCCGATAGCTTGTGCCGTAGTCTTGTGGTCTCCGGTGATCATGATGGTCCGGATACCGGCTTTTTTGGATTCGGCAATCGCGCCGTAGACAGCATCCCGCGGCGGATCAATCATCGCAGTTAAGCCTACAAGGACCAGATTCTTTTCATCCTCCAGCCGGATTTCTGTGACTGTATTTGGCACATATTTGTAGGCATAAGCCAGAACGCGCAGCGCTCTTTTGGAGAAATCCTCATTGGCCTTCACGAAACGCTCCAGAATCTCCGGAGTCATCGGAACTTCCTGCTCGCCGATCAGCACATGTGTACACAGCGCGAAGAGTACATCCGGACCGCCTTTGGTGATCATTGCTTTTTTGCCGCCAAAGGTGTGCAGGGTAGTCATCAGCTTGCGGTCTGAGTCAAAAGGCAGCTCAGCCTCGCGGGGGAAGTTGTCGCGTATTTCCCGGTAATCCTTATTCACGCTGTTGCTGAAGGAAATAAGGGCTACTTCTGTCGGATCACCCAGCTCCTTGCCGTCCTCGTTAATATGGGAGTCGTTACAGAGTACGGCAATATGCAGCAGGCGCCGGGCTTCTTCCGACCATTCCTCCGGCTCCTGCTTGAACTGATCCTGCGGGCCTTCCGGTAAAAAGTAATCCACAACCGTCATTTTATTCTGGGTCAGGGTACCGGTTTTGTCCGTACAGATTACACTTGTTGACCCGAGGGCCTCGACGGCCGGAAGCTTGCGGATAATCGCATGCTGCTTAGCCATCTTGTTGGTTCCTACAGACAATACAATCGTGACGATGGAGGACAGGGCCTCGGGAATTGCAGCCACCGCTACAGCGACTGCGAACATCAGCGCATTGAAGATGGCTTCCGTAGTATCGACCGTATCATCCGACAGCCACACGCGGCCTGCCTGAATGGCAAAGATCACAACGGACAGCAGCAGAATGGCTATCCCGAGCTGCTTGCTGAAGGTTTCGAGCTTGCGCTGCAGCGGCGTCTGCTTGGCTTCGGCGCTCTCGAGGAGCTCGGCTATTTTTCCGATTTCGGTAGTCAGCGCGGTTCCCGTTACCACAAAGGTTCCGCGGCCGTATACCACAAGCGATCCGCTAAAAGCCATATTCCGGCGGTCACCGAGCGGCGCTTCATTAGGAATGGTATCCGCATGCTTCTCGACAGCCTCGGATTCCCCTGTCAGCATACCTTCATTAATTTTGAGGCTCCCGGATTCAATGACACGGCCGTCGGCGGGCACATAATCACCGGCCTCCAGCATGACGATATCACCGCGGACCAGCTCCCTGGCAGGGACTTTTTTCAGCGCCCCGTCACGCAGCACTTTGGCCTCGGGGGCCGACATTTGCTGCAGGGCAGCAAGTGAACTTTCCGCTTTACGGGTCTGGACGACGCTGATGACTGCATTGAGGATGAGCACAAGGAAAATAATCAGCGACTCCATAACATGTCCCATGAAAATCTGGACAATGGCTGCTATAAGCAGCACCACTACCATAGGATCCTTGAAATTTTCAAGGAAAAGCTTCCAGATGGGATCCCGGTTCTTTCCTTTTAATTCATTGTAACCGTCCCGTTCCAGCCGCCGTTGAACTTCTGCAGACGTAAGGCCGCTAGCTGTACTCTCCAGTTCCTGCAAACTCTCTGATACACCATTACGGTAATACTCCACTAATGATAGCTCCTCTCCGCTGTGCTTTGTCTTTTTTTGGGGGTCTCATAAGCTTCGATTTACTGCACTAATACCCGATAAATGCATGGTTTACGCAAGCTGATGGCCCAGTTCATCAAATCGTTATGCTTTTCAACCTTTCTTACAACTTACGGTTTCAAGCCAGGGCAGGTTTCAATTGAAAATATAGTTAATACATTTGTTAATGTTGTGTTTGATGATAACAGCGGGTTTTATTCTGCAAAGCAGGTTTTTCCGCAATATAGCATTGACTGACTCTGTGTCCTCTGACTATAATGTTTTTGTAAATATAAATATATTAACAGTAATATTAACTAAACAACATATCCCGCAAGGAGGGCTTAGCTTGTCCCATTCTCAACCAACTTACTCCGGTTATCTTTTGGTTCATTTTATCGGTGAACAACCTGACGGTGAGCAGGTCTATTTCTCCTACAGTGAAGACGGCCTGCACTATAAGGATTTGAACGCGGGTCTGCCTGTTTTGCGCTCAGAGCTTGGGGAAAAGGGAGCCAGAGATCCGTTCATCGTCCGCTCCCCTAAGGAAGGCAAGTTCTACCTGATCGCCACGGATTTGCGCATTGCCAGCGGCAAGGGCTGGGCGGCGGCGGTCGAGGCCGGAAGCCGTGATATTATCGTCTGGGAATCCGCTGATCTGGTGAACTGGTCCGGGCCATGGGCGGTTACAGTAGGCGTGGAAGGTGCCGGATGCGTCTGGGCTCCAGAAGCTATCTATGATGAGGCTGCGGATGAATTCCTGGTGTTCTGGGCTTCCGCTACACAGGAGCCGCATGAAAGTGAACGGAAGCATAAAATCTACAGTGCACGCACGAGGGATTTCCGGGAATTCACAGCAGCGGAGAAGTATATCGAGCGGGACAACCATATTATTGATACAACGATTATTGCCGATGGCGGCTATTACTACCGTTACTCCAAGGATGAGACGACCAAGAATATCCGGGTGGAAAAGGGATCATCGCTGGATAAAGCTGCGTTCAGCTTTGTGGATGCACCGGTGCTGGAGGGCCTTATGGGGGTGGAAGGACCGGAGATTTTTAAGCTGAATGACCGCGAAGAGTGGTGCCTGATTGTAGATCGCTATGCGGAAGGGAAGGGGTATCTCCCTCTGCTGACCACTGATCTTGCGGGCGGAGACTTCCGCGTGCTTGGTGATGATGAGTTTGATCTGGGAAGGAACAGGAAACGCCATGGCGGCGTTCTGCCGGTTACTTTTGAGGAGTCGGCCCGGCTGCTGGCAGCCTTCGGAGACGGGCATCAGGTGCTGCCCGGACAGTTCGCTGATCCGGATCTGGCCAAATTCGATGGGCGTTATTATCTCTACCCTACGACAGACGGCTTTACAGGCTGGTCCGGAACACAGTTTCATGTCTTCTCGTCGGAAGATATGAAGCTGTGGCAGGATGAGGGTGTCATTCTTGATCTGGCCACAGAGGATGTGCCGTGGGCTGTCGGCAGTGCCTGGGCGCCATGCATCGCCAGCAAGGACGGCCGCTACTACTATTATTTCTGCGGCAAAAAGCCTGACGGTGAAAGTGCCATCGGCGTGGCGGTTGCTGATGCTCCTGCAGGCCCGTTCCGCGCACAGCCGGAGCCGCTCATTACAATGGAACAAATCAAGCGCCTGGGGCTGGTCATGGGACAAGCCATTGACCCTTCCATCTACATAGAGGATGACGGTACAGCTTACATGCTGTTCGGGAACAGCCACGGGGCCATCGTACAGCTCGGCAGTGATATGGTATCCGTTGTAGAGGACACAATGAAGAACCTTGACGGATTGTACGACTTCCGGGAAGCCGTTACCGTGCTCAAACGGGACGGGCTCTACCACTTCACCTGGTCCTGTGATGACACGGGGAGTGAAGATTACCATGTAAACTACGGGACGTCAGAGCAGCTGTACGGTCCGGTAAACTATCATTATACGGTTCTTGGCAAAAATAAG
Coding sequences:
- a CDS encoding cation-translocating P-type ATPase, with the protein product MEYYRNGVSESLQELESTASGLTSAEVQRRLERDGYNELKGKNRDPIWKLFLENFKDPMVVVLLIAAIVQIFMGHVMESLIIFLVLILNAVISVVQTRKAESSLAALQQMSAPEAKVLRDGALKKVPARELVRGDIVMLEAGDYVPADGRVIESGSLKINEGMLTGESEAVEKHADTIPNEAPLGDRRNMAFSGSLVVYGRGTFVVTGTALTTEIGKIAELLESAEAKQTPLQRKLETFSKQLGIAILLLSVVIFAIQAGRVWLSDDTVDTTEAIFNALMFAVAVAVAAIPEALSSIVTIVLSVGTNKMAKQHAIIRKLPAVEALGSTSVICTDKTGTLTQNKMTVVDYFLPEGPQDQFKQEPEEWSEEARRLLHIAVLCNDSHINEDGKELGDPTEVALISFSNSVNKDYREIRDNFPREAELPFDSDRKLMTTLHTFGGKKAMITKGGPDVLFALCTHVLIGEQEVPMTPEILERFVKANEDFSKRALRVLAYAYKYVPNTVTEIRLEDEKNLVLVGLTAMIDPPRDAVYGAIAESKKAGIRTIMITGDHKTTAQAIGRDIGLMTDKEIAVTGQELDAMSDQELDQKLEQIGVYARVSPENKIRIVRAWQRKGKITAMTGDGVNDAPALKQADIGVAMGSGTDVAKDAAAMILTDDNFVSIVNAVSVGRTVFDNIKKAIAYLFSGNLGAIIAILFALVFDWINPFTAIQLLFINLANDSLPAIALGMEKPEPNVMSRKPRELKEGIFAGGMMQAIITRGVLIGAAVIISLYLGLQHSDEMGVAMAFTTLILSRTLQTFAARSNSQTSVEAGFFSNKYVIGAVLVCFAFYGIAVLPGIRDIFSIPDSFGMSQWLTAAGLALGAVILMEIAKLLRRAFTSKKVGETVN
- a CDS encoding family 43 glycosylhydrolase, with translation MSHSQPTYSGYLLVHFIGEQPDGEQVYFSYSEDGLHYKDLNAGLPVLRSELGEKGARDPFIVRSPKEGKFYLIATDLRIASGKGWAAAVEAGSRDIIVWESADLVNWSGPWAVTVGVEGAGCVWAPEAIYDEAADEFLVFWASATQEPHESERKHKIYSARTRDFREFTAAEKYIERDNHIIDTTIIADGGYYYRYSKDETTKNIRVEKGSSLDKAAFSFVDAPVLEGLMGVEGPEIFKLNDREEWCLIVDRYAEGKGYLPLLTTDLAGGDFRVLGDDEFDLGRNRKRHGGVLPVTFEESARLLAAFGDGHQVLPGQFADPDLAKFDGRYYLYPTTDGFTGWSGTQFHVFSSEDMKLWQDEGVILDLATEDVPWAVGSAWAPCIASKDGRYYYYFCGKKPDGESAIGVAVADAPAGPFRAQPEPLITMEQIKRLGLVMGQAIDPSIYIEDDGTAYMLFGNSHGAIVQLGSDMVSVVEDTMKNLDGLYDFREAVTVLKRDGLYHFTWSCDDTGSEDYHVNYGTSEQLYGPVNYHYTVLGKNKDKDMLGTAHHSILRDPDTGQYWIAYHRFVTPLTRFNDYKGIHRETCIDPLQFGEDGLMLPVKL
- a CDS encoding glycoside hydrolase family 2 TIM barrel-domain containing protein; translated protein: MAVNPNLSWLEDPKTFKVNRLEAHSDHRYYTNMAEAEAGAPMDLRFSLNGSWKFNYAPNPASRVEAFYKEEFSCTGWDNIQVPGHIQLQGYGRPQYVNTMYPWDGLIDLRPPHISPEHNPVGSYVKEFRLPENMENGPLFISFQGVESAFYVWLNGEFVGYAEDSFTPSEFDLTPFMRAGRNKLAVEVYQRSTGGWLEDQDFWRFSGIFREVYLYTVPKYHIRDLEVRSELDDTYTQGTLTAVMQLLETPAEAVRAKLELKDKDGEVQLSAEGTFSGRELTLSAAAADVHTWSAEDPYLYTLCISLLDEQGHTVEAVVQKTGFRRFELKNKLMCINGKRIVFKGVNRHEFNCRTGRNITREDMLWDIRTLKRSNINAVRTSHYPNQTLWYELCDEYGIYVIDEMNLETHGSWQKMGAVEPSWNIPGNDPDWRDIVLDRAVSMVERDKNHPSILIWSCGNESYAGQVILDAANWFRSRDNSRLVHYEGVFYDRNYNDTSDMESRMYAKPADIEEYLNSNPDKPYLSCEYMHAMGNSVGGMHKYTELENKYPMYQGGFIWDYIDQSILKKDRYGNEYFAYGGDFGDRPTDYSFCGNGIVFADRQWTPKMQEVKFLYQNYKLEPSRTGIRLINESLFAGTEHLILEYRLYCEGELLGSWTADVSAAPQSEILVPVELPHTEETPGEYSIQASLLLKEDELWAEAGYEIAFGEHVFVVEANTDVEPAAGGLKVVEGDVQIGVIGEGFTVLFSKQVGSLVSLNYHGHEMIETPPAPLFWRAATDNDKGTQLGYHGGCWYAASLARKCVEVSLDKQEGAVTVSFDYRFSIHEGLAVRTAYTVYGDGKVKVHNRYTGAAGLPDVPIVAMSFKMSADYGQSEWYAKGPEENYTDRAFGARLGVFSRKVQELPARYLVPQESGNRTGVRSVKITDNAGIGLQISAPASAPVECNLSPYTAFELEHAAHPFELPPVHYTVVTVAGRQMGVGGDDSWGAPVHNEYRIPADQTLEYEFYLSRVGTGE